The genomic DNA TCTGGCCAACTGCTGTGGCATGAGGAGCGCCTGGCCCGGCGGCTTCGGATCGATCAGGGTCGCGATGTTCCTGTCCTTTCGGCAGCGGTGTGTCCGGCCATGGGATGTGCTGCCTGCGCGGTGTCTGCCATGCCGTTCGGCAATTCGAAGCTGGGCTCTAGTTCATTCAAAAGTTCACGCTTTCAACACCATGAATTGACAAAAGGCGCTTGCCGGCAGATGGACGGCAACGCCATGAAAGCCTCGTTTGTGACAATTGGTGACCGCCATTAAGACATTCGATTGAAAGTCACCACAGTGCAAACTGCCTGCCACTCACCATCGATGGCCCCTGGCCCTTTCAACCGTGGCGCAGCACCTCGCCGCCTTCGGGCATCGGGGTTCACGCTGATCGAAGTGATGATCACGATCGCGATCGTAGCGATCCTGGCTTCGATCGCCGTTCCCTCCTACATCGACTACATCCGCCGCGGTCAGATCCAGGAGGCCTTCGGCTTCCTCTCCGATTTCCGGACGAAGATGGAGCAGTACTACCAGGACAACCGCAACTACGGCACCGCCGCCACGGCTTGCGCATCGGA from Variovorax sp. PBL-E5 includes the following:
- a CDS encoding type IV pilin protein, coding for MAPGPFNRGAAPRRLRASGFTLIEVMITIAIVAILASIAVPSYIDYIRRGQIQEAFGFLSDFRTKMEQYYQDNRNYGTAATACASDPTANGWNNFAPSSAKYFTFGCKADTAAGDSTQQSYIITATGSAGRAIGHVYTINQSGDRGTTMFKGATVNVTCWLSKDPTC